Part of the Sphaerochaeta associata genome is shown below.
GTATATATAAGAGGTTGGGTTTTGATCCCTTGGTCTTGGCAGTCCACAGCTTCTTGTCATGGCGGCCCTTGTTGTTTTTAATGACTGAGTTGGCAACATCGAGAATATGCTTGGTGGAGCGATAGTTCTGTTCCAGCTTGATCGTTCTCGTTCCATGATAGAGTTCGGGGAAGCTGAGAATATTGCGTACTTCGGCCCCTCGGAAACGATAGATGGACTGGTCGTCGTCACCGACAACACAAATGAAGCACGCCGGTCCGACCAGAAGCTTGAGCAGGTTGAACTGCGCGGCATTGGAGTCCTGGTACTCATCCACCAGGATCATGGAGAACCTGTGATGGACCCAATCCAATACGCCGGGTTTCTCCTCAAGCAGTTCTATACTTCGACCGATCAGATCGGCAAAGTCGACGTTGCCGATGCTTCTAAGCTTTCTCTCATACGCCTCATACATTCGCTTGAAGGTTCCATCCACCTTCAAGCTGGTGAGGTTGTCAGTAGGACGGAGTCCACGGTCCTTGGCATACGAGATTTTGCGCATGACCGGCTCGAGCTCCCGCTTCTTGTAATTCGGGAAACAGGACGCAAGAAGGGAAAGCGAATCATCGTCATCATAAATGGTAAAATTCGAGGCCAAACCGATTTCAGAACCAAACCGCCTGAGCAGCCATGCACCGAAGGAGTGAAAGGTACGGATGGTGCACTCATCGGCCCGGGCGTTTCCATCGAGCATCACCTTCACCCGCTGCTTCATCTCGCTGGCTGCCTTGTTGGTGAATGTAACCGCAAGAATCTTATAGGCAGGAATACCGAGCTTCTCAATCGCGTAGGCTATTTTGGTGGTAATGACCCTCGTTTTCCCGCTGCCCGCCCCTGCCAGCACCAACAAAGGTCTGCCGTTCTCAAGAACCGCCTCCCTCTGTTGGTCGTTCAGTGCATCCAGCATTGCTTCGATATCAGCCATGAACAGCTCCTTGTACCGGAATGGCTTCCAAATCAAGACCATTGACTGAGCGTATTCCGCACAGCACCTTCCGACCCGGCTTCAGCGACCTTCCCACGACAACCGTAAGTCCGTCAACCTCGGGAGCCTGGGCATACATGCGCCCGATGGCAAGGTCCTCTCCTTCAACAAGCTCCTCGATGAGGACTTCAAACTCCTTGCCGACGAACCGCTGAAGGTTTGCATGGGTGATCGGGGCCTGTAAAGCCTGAAGCTGCGCCTGATACATTTGGGCGATTTTGTTCGCCTTCTTGTGCTCGCGCTCGCCCCTGAGCTTGTATGCCTTGGTTCCCTCCTCCCTGCTGTAGGTGAAAGAACCAACCCAATCGAGTTTGGCCTTGGATAGGAAGTCCAGCACCTCGGCAAACGCCGCATCATCCTCTCCCGGATACCCTAGCAGTATCGTCGAACGGACAACCGCTTCAGGAACAGCCTTGCGAATCGCCTCAATGAGTGCAAGATAGCTCTCCTTCGTACCGGTGCGGCCCATGCTTTGCAGGACTCTTTGGTCGGCATGCTGGAATGGAATGTCGAAATACGGCAGTACCTTCTTGTGAGTAGCAATGAACTGGATGAGCTCGACGGGGAAGGCATCGGGATGGATGTAGAGCAGACGGATTGAGAAATCACCCTCCAATGCAACCAAGGCCTCAAGCAGTTGCATGAACTTGCTCTGCCCGTCGGCTCCATCGGTCCCATAGGCGGCCAAATCCTGGGCGATGAGGTTGATCTCCTTGATGCCACGCTCGATCAGGGCTTTCGCTTCGGTGATAATTACATCCATCGGCTTGCTCCTCAGTCCTCCCCTGATCAAGGGAATTGCGCAGTAGGAACACCAGTGATTGCAGCCTTCGCTTATCTTCAGATAGGCGCTGCCGGGGAACGAGAGCAAATCATTGCGCTCATACACCTCATTCTCCATGGGGGGATAGGAGGGAATGGTTACAACCCGATCACCTGCAAAAACCTGCCTGACCACCTCATTGATCTTTGAGAGGTCGCGGTTGCCGAAGATGGCCGAAGCCTCGCCCAGTTCTTCCTGCAGCTCCTTCGCATAGCGCTGGGCCATACAACCGCTGAGAATGATTTTTGCATCGGGATTGGCCTCATGAAGTGCAAAGAAGGATTCAATCGACTGCTGACGAGCCGATTCAATGAATCCACAGGTGTTGACCATGATCAAATCGGCCTCTCCCACCTCCTGGGTGTGGATGAACTGGTCGTCCTCCAGCAGTTTTATCAATGTTTCGGCATCAACTTGGTTCTTGGAACAACCAAGATTCTCCATATATACTTTTTTCATGAGGTTCTCCTGAATGACTTATTGTACAGAGTGGCAGATTAGCATGAAAGTGAGGCGTTTTCCTACCTCCCAAGGCTTATAAACACTCTGACAGATACTGAAATAGTGTTAATAACCGCAAATGGTTATTCTTCCTGTATCTATTTGCACCCAAAACTCTTATAGCTTTGCAAAAAGTATTGGAATTGCATAATTATCGTAATTCTTGCATAAATGACTGTCTTGGTATAGTATCTGAAATGCTGTATGATCACAGGCTTATTGTGCCCTTCCATGCCATGCAACAAAAATCTCACAAGAGGAAACGAATGACGAAATATATCGTGAACCGCCTATTAGGAATGATTCCTACGCTACTTATCATCATCACGCTGAGTTTCTTCATTGTCCGCATTGCACCCGGTGGTCCGTTCGCTACAGAGCGAAACCTTCCCGAGGTGGTAAAGCGAAACATTGAGGCAAAATATCATCTGGATGAACCCATGCTCCAACAATACGGCCGCTATATGTTTGATATCCTGCGCGGCGATCTAGGACCGTCCTTCAAATACAAGGACTATGACGTCAACTACTACATTGCAAACAGTCTGCCCAAATCAATCGTTCTTGGCAGCTGGGCAATGTTCGCCGCCCTGCTCTTTGGAATCTCGGCGGGAATCATTGCGGCGGTCAAGCAAAACTCATGGATCGATTACCTGAGTATGGGGATAGCCGTCATCGGCATCTCGGTCCCGCTGTTTGTCATCGCACCGGTCCTGCAGCTGATCTTTGCGATGAAGCTCAAATGGCTGCCCACCAGTGGTTGGTACACCACAGGAGAAGGTTGGAAAACCGTCATTCTCCCCGCCCTTTCCCTTTCTTTTGCCTATTTTGCAAACATCGCCCGACTTACGCGTTCCTCCATGCTGGAAACACTGAGAAGCGACTACATCCGCACAGCAAAAGCCAAGGGAATGAAAAGCACTTCCATTATTTTCAAGCACGCCATGAAGGGGGCCATGCTCCCGATCGTCAGCTACCTCGGTCCCGCATTTGCAGGTATCATCACCGGTTCGATTGTTGTTGAGCAGATTTTCCGTGTACCGGGCCTCGGCAAGTTCTTTGTCCAGAGTTCCTTCAACCGCGACTATACCCTGATCGTGGGTGTCGTCATCGTGTACTCGGTCATCCTGATTATCATGAACTTCATCGTAGACATCGTCTACGCCCAACTCGACCCGAGAATTACCTACAAATAAGGAGAGGACCATGTTCTTGAAAAGAAAAGCAAAATTAACGGCCCTCAACGAGTTTGACCAGGTGGTTGAAGGCAACAGTCTGAGCAAGGATGCCTGGAGAAGACTGAAAAAGAATAAAATGGCGGTCCTTGGCATGATTATTGTTGCAGTGTACTCAATCCTCGCAGCAAGCGCCATGTTCCTGCCCATCTACCCTTACGACCAAATCATCCTCGACCATCAGCACCTTCGCCCCTCATTTACCAAGAATGCCGGCGACCTGATGATGGAGACCAGGCTTGAAGACCTGTATTTCAAGGCTTGGAGATCCGGAAATCTGAAGGTGACCGAGGAGCAGTCCGCCCAGATAAAGACATGGATTGCAGCAAACGAAACCAACAAGGTGTGGGACTTCTGCTATGCAGAGGGAGAACGCCAAAAACAAGCAGGAACATTCACGTTCAGCAGCGCCGACCAAAGAACCATCGACCGGCTGCAGGAGAAGATCGACACTGAATTCTTGATCAGCGTCGACAAGGTCCTGTGGACCGATCCCGCCACCCAAAAGGTGCACAATCTTGCCCGTATGGATTTCATCGAGATAGAAACCATCTACGCAAACCTGCTTAACGTTGACATTGCCGTCATCGAGAAGCAGACCAGGGATGAAATTCGCAACCAGGTGCTCAACAACCTGAAGGCTTCCACCCCCGACCTGAGTGCAGAGGAGTATGAGGCAAACCTCCAGATTGAGATGGACACCCTCGGGGAGAAGGGGATTTTCGCCATGGGAAAGACCAACCTCCTTGGCAAAATTAAAACCACGATCACCCGCAACGCCGAGCGCGAGCTCCGCAAGGAGATCAGCGAAGGCAGGGCCCAGTTCCCCATCGACCGCGAGATTAAGGTGAATGATCAGCTTACCGCCGAAATTACCGCTACTAAAAAACATGAACGCAAGTATTTCCTGGGAACCGACTACAGCGGCCGCGACATGCTGTCCCGCATCATCTACGGAGGACAGGTCTCCATCGCCATCGGTCTGATCGGAACCATCACCAGCGTCATCATCGGAATCGTCCTGGGTGCCATCGCCGGGTATGCAGGAGGCAAGGTGGACTTCTTCCTCATGCGCTTTGTCGACATTATGTACGGCCTGCCGTACATGCTGCTGGTCATCATCTTCATGGCCATTTTCGGTCGCAATATCATGAACCTCTTCGTTGCCTTGGCAATGGTCAGCTGGCTGACCGTCGCCCGCATGGTACGCGGCCAGGTCATGAGCCTGAAGAACAGCGAATACGTTGAAGCGGCCCGCAGCATGGGAGCTTCCACCGGACGTATCATTTTCCGCCACATGGTTCCCAACTCTCTTTCTGTCATTATTGTCTATTCAACGCTCAGGGTTCCCGCATTCATCATGCAGGAGTCCTTCCTCTCCTTCCTCGGTCTTGGAGTCCAGGCTCCGTATGCATCGTGGGGTTCCCTCGTTGGAGACGCCGTGAATGGTATGACACTCTATCCGTGGAAGTTGATCTTCCCGGCCATCGCCATGACCATCTTCCTCTTTGCCATGAACTTTTTCGGTGACGGCTTGAGGGATGCGTTCGATCCGCAAAGCAAGAACCAACTCTAGGAGGACACACATGAGTCTGAATACCGAAGCAAAGGTGGTCCTCGAAGTCAAGGACCTAAAAACATATTTTAAAACCGACGCCGGCATTGTAAAAGCAGTTGACGGAGTATCATTCACCCTGCACGAGGGAGAAACCTTGGGCATCGTAGGAGAGAGCGGAAGCGGCAAGAGCGTCACCAACCTCTCCATCATGCGCCTCATCCCCTCTCCTCCGGGAAAGGTGGTGGGAGGAGAAGCCCTCTTTGAGGGTGTTGATATCCTCAAGCTATCCGAACGGGAGATGCGCGAGATTCGGGGCAACAAGATTTCCATGATTTTCCAGGACCCGATGACCAGCCTCAATCCCTTCCTCAGGATTTCCACCCAGATGGTGGAGACCATCCGTCTGCATGAGAAGGACGTCTCCAAGCAGGAGGCTCTCAAGCGATCGATCGATATGCTCAAGCTGGTAGGCATCCCCTCGGCAGAGAAGAGAATCCAGAACTACCCCCACCAGTTCTCCGGCGGTATGCGCCAGAGGGTCATGATCGCCATGGCACTCTCCTGCAACGCACAAGTGCTGGTAGCCGACGAACCGACCACAGCCTTGGACGTCACCATCCAGGCCCAGATTCTTGAACTGATCGACAAGCTGAGCACAAAAATGGGAACTGCTGTCATTCTTATCACCCACGATCTGGGTGTGGTGGCCGGTATGTGCGATCAGGTCTGTGTCATGTATGCAGGCAAGATTGTCGAAAAAGCAGCCACCGAAGACCTCTATGCAAGACCGTCTCATCCCTATACTGAAGGTTTGATCAAGAGTGTTCCGCGCATGGATACCACCAAGAAGGGCAACAGGCTCTTCTCCATCGAGGGGCAACCGCCTAACGTCATCGACCTGCCTCCCTGCTGTCCCTTCCACCCCCGCTGCCACAAGGCGATGGAAGTATGCCGACATGCATATCCACCGGTAAAGGATTTGGGAAAAGGACACGAAGTTGCCTGCTGGCTGTACAGCGATGAAGCAACAAAAGCCAAGGCATTGAAAGAGGCGAACGTAGAGGAGAAGGCAACATGAGCACACCAAAGAAACCCCTTTTGGAAGTCAGGGACCTTAAGCAGCACTTCCCCATAACCAGCGGCTCCCTTCTTCAGAAGCAAGTCGGAGCCATTCGTGCCGTCGACGGTATCTCTTTTGACGTATACCCCGGAGAAACGCTGGGTATCGTAGGAGAGTCCGGTTGCGGCAAATCCACCACCGTACGTTCAATCGCCCAGCTCTATAAGCCCACC
Proteins encoded:
- a CDS encoding ABC transporter ATP-binding protein translates to MSLNTEAKVVLEVKDLKTYFKTDAGIVKAVDGVSFTLHEGETLGIVGESGSGKSVTNLSIMRLIPSPPGKVVGGEALFEGVDILKLSEREMREIRGNKISMIFQDPMTSLNPFLRISTQMVETIRLHEKDVSKQEALKRSIDMLKLVGIPSAEKRIQNYPHQFSGGMRQRVMIAMALSCNAQVLVADEPTTALDVTIQAQILELIDKLSTKMGTAVILITHDLGVVAGMCDQVCVMYAGKIVEKAATEDLYARPSHPYTEGLIKSVPRMDTTKKGNRLFSIEGQPPNVIDLPPCCPFHPRCHKAMEVCRHAYPPVKDLGKGHEVACWLYSDEATKAKALKEANVEEKAT
- the oppB gene encoding oligopeptide ABC transporter permease OppB, which gives rise to MTKYIVNRLLGMIPTLLIIITLSFFIVRIAPGGPFATERNLPEVVKRNIEAKYHLDEPMLQQYGRYMFDILRGDLGPSFKYKDYDVNYYIANSLPKSIVLGSWAMFAALLFGISAGIIAAVKQNSWIDYLSMGIAVIGISVPLFVIAPVLQLIFAMKLKWLPTSGWYTTGEGWKTVILPALSLSFAYFANIARLTRSSMLETLRSDYIRTAKAKGMKSTSIIFKHAMKGAMLPIVSYLGPAFAGIITGSIVVEQIFRVPGLGKFFVQSSFNRDYTLIVGVVIVYSVILIIMNFIVDIVYAQLDPRITYK
- the rimO gene encoding 30S ribosomal protein S12 methylthiotransferase RimO — translated: MKKVYMENLGCSKNQVDAETLIKLLEDDQFIHTQEVGEADLIMVNTCGFIESARQQSIESFFALHEANPDAKIILSGCMAQRYAKELQEELGEASAIFGNRDLSKINEVVRQVFAGDRVVTIPSYPPMENEVYERNDLLSFPGSAYLKISEGCNHWCSYCAIPLIRGGLRSKPMDVIITEAKALIERGIKEINLIAQDLAAYGTDGADGQSKFMQLLEALVALEGDFSIRLLYIHPDAFPVELIQFIATHKKVLPYFDIPFQHADQRVLQSMGRTGTKESYLALIEAIRKAVPEAVVRSTILLGYPGEDDAAFAEVLDFLSKAKLDWVGSFTYSREEGTKAYKLRGEREHKKANKIAQMYQAQLQALQAPITHANLQRFVGKEFEVLIEELVEGEDLAIGRMYAQAPEVDGLTVVVGRSLKPGRKVLCGIRSVNGLDLEAIPVQGAVHG